One window of Aphelocoma coerulescens isolate FSJ_1873_10779 chromosome 17, UR_Acoe_1.0, whole genome shotgun sequence genomic DNA carries:
- the ENTR1 gene encoding endosome-associated-trafficking regulator 1 produces MALPGAPAEPNPFSFREFVRSKSRGGDGAGGDTQGAWPGPVVPPLPAVPAESGDEEEEEEEEWSESYQPLAVEQAHLVSGGSCAAPLGAPPGPGCVPLRQPSYEQLKEENAILRSKINKLQILSKTQAENLRKLEKKLEENKIKEEKEARDLEAMVQHVEQNLQLMTKRAVKAENSTAKLRQENALLQAELRNSKLESEALRAGQAGLAAAKQNAEVALQHLLQVTASSRASIRQLLSGAESLQLVADLLKSIDRISEVSEDGQ; encoded by the exons ATGGCGCTCCCGGGGGCTCCGGCCGAGCCCAACCCGTTCTCCTTCCGCGAGTTCGTCCGCTCCAAGTCCCGCGGCGGTGACGGGGCGGGCGGTGACACACAG GGGGCTTGGCCCGGGCCCGTCGTGCCGCCGCTCCCCGCAGTGCCCGCAGAGTcgggggatgaggaggaggaggaggaggaggaatggaGCGAGAGCTACCAGCCGCTGGCCGTGGAGCAGGCCCACCTCGTCAGTGGCGGCTCCTGCGCGGCGCCGCTCGGGgcccccccggggccgggctgtgTCCCCCTCCGGCAGCCGAGCTACGAGCAG ctAAAAGAAGAGAATGCTATTTTGAGAAGCAAGATCAATAAGCTTCAGATTCTGTCCAAAACTCAAGCAGAAAA CCTGAGGAAGCTTGAGAAAAAGCttgaggaaaacaaaatcaaagaagaaaaagaagcgcGGGATTTGGAAGCGATGGTGCAGCACGTGGAGCAGAATCTCCAGCTGATGACT AAACGGGCTGTCAAAGCTGAGAACAGCACTGCCAAGCTGAGACAGGAAAATGCACTGCTCCAG GCTGAGCTGAGGAATTCCAAGCTGGAGAGCGAGGCGCTGCGGGCGGGCCAGGCGGGACTGGCCGCGGCAAAGCAGAACGCAGAGGTGGCCCTGCAGCACCTGCTCCAGGTCACAGCCAGCTCCCGGGCATCCATCag GCAGCTGCTCTCCGGAGCAGAATCCCTGCAGCTCGTTGCTGATCTCCTGAAATCCATAGACAGAATCTCTGAGGTGTCAGAGGATGGACAGTGA
- the SNAPC4 gene encoding snRNA-activating protein complex subunit 4 isoform X2 has translation MSRGPGRAGPLRSPEGLDLDAEREKIRREIEQLERSLQPGGADIHLALSDSSLGSDDDNEDDDDEDSHAEMEVEREEDSSDDDDDDIESLPQDPETCLQMNYVYQEVIKEKIEEVELLIAQNKEQQKEIMCELDGSKTAKAGDGRNLPANVFLGHFMKPYFKDKTTGIGPPSNEDAKEKAAQGIKSFEQLHSAKWKTREKTLLQKSVVSDRLQRLLQPKLLKMSYWNQKLEKVKTETEKQTLEKQIKGLEQEIESINQLPESDLIGNRFDEHDWDKISNIHFDGQRSSEELRKFWQNWEHPSINKKEWTEEEIERLKQIAAEHNYLDWQTIAQELGTNRTPFQCLQKYQIYNKDLKRKEWTKDEDQMLLELVQEMRVGSHIPYKKIAYYMEGRDSAQLIYRWTKNVDPSLKKGPWTAEEDAMLMAAVTKYGAKDWYKIRTEVPGRSDAQCRDRYLKALHWDVKKGKWSLEEEEQLIELVQKHGLGHWSKIASELPHRTGSQCLSKWKLMIGAKKKRSGATKRRHGEESSSPSESSSEEDMELNLTDSSEEEEVTSTTRKKEYAVPSIDLWIPTGTDMQEAAGERYQIQSLLSAARAGAGTSCSDIPRAACDGDRAADKSSELYTLLKGIAQPHSTDVVVKNAAEVMARASQSGKQVLQVSLEDVRTILKNNTSFQRRLMLRPPGSLLAKPPGVGAAVGQDVQELPKRAQRWAREHWKRLSLDRKLLMAVTPWVGNVLLPRTLQAGRMAFHQTKAAAIQEKVKSVSLTSTPLFALLIQLFQIDTKGCMKIIKERKLRQLELLKANARSPQQASQNTETSSGNSSQPCSQRNSQRGIPRNTVRRPLALKARETSTGALESSAAVQGQGRKAKTVSELLREKRLRESQAKKAMQRTVLVAPQVLVSGPLIIQHPPQQIIPSAQAASKPAAAAGTDSQVQGSPVPTRTSSAGSASALVPENHSSAVPETGESPGCSQGTDLQPKKEPKEQALESSPEGRGFPGMDPAAAEKAPDQGGCNGQVTSSSSASAVLQNQAFVPQQITVVPLGLESGTNKLSLSTPVTCELKSDGPQQRPVSLLPALVTPQAGSPVIPNSILPLAWVVTPQALLPSAVQTVVGVPQGMPGAAGGSQCQPTVTSNGNVSGLGGTPAGTNPPQPSSAETKGPSSQLAGVPLGKDDQSTVLSPVASVSPGCSTSSVSAVTPSCSDGSSKAPDSSAPPAAPPAAPPADSPAPCAVVLPQTQSPASTQGSDSQPVPSLTSLGKSSDSITTNRSSSNPDSIRKCVVLQPGAAARHSNVPGSSGCSGAQARKKRPIASKPPSADVPPQPSTSSAEKNLLDFSLISLEDEGLVKEWLSGKRGVQVPSLQTRLPYLPPFLCNIKTLSKLLVQKAALEEQAASLLPSEASGDEGTGDVFHAIGELVQQKLGDNPAYLLLKARFLAAFTLPAVLATLPPPKVTTTLSASRKQYEESDDEEWQSEKEVSEEETCGNELTGVQEDWRLGDEPGDKDLDLLNQGMRAEESTAQSALGSCTDVADARAPPIRRSARFRKRRRL, from the exons ATGtcccgcgggccgggccgggccgggcccctcCGCTCCCCCGAGGGCCTCGACCTCGATGCGGAGCGGGAGAAGATCCGCCGAGAGATCGAGCAGCTGGAGCGCAGCCTGCAGCCTGGCGGGGCCGACATCCATCTGGCCCTGTCCGACTCCAGCCTCGGCTCCG ATGATGAtaatgaagatgatgatgatgaagattCTCATGCTGAAATG GAAGTGGAAAGAGAAGAAGACAgcagtgatgatgatgatgatgacattGAAAGCCTGCCACAGGATCcagaaacctgcctgcagaTGAACTATGTGTACCAGGAGGTTATCAAGGAAAAGATTGAGGAAGTGGAGCTGCTCATtgcacaaaacaaagaacagcAG AAGGAAATCATGTGTGAGCTTGATGGTtcaaaaacagcaaaggcaggagaTGGCAGAAATCTACCAGCAAATGtgtttttgggtcattttatgAAGCCATACTTTAAGGATAAAACAACAGGAATT GGCCCTCCTTCCAATGAAGATGCCAAGGAAAAGGCAGCTCAGGGCATAAAATCCTTTGAGCAACTGCATTCAGCCAAAT GGAAAACTAGAGAGAAGACACTGCTGCAGAAGTCGGTGGTGAGCGACCGCCTGCAGCGCCTGCTCCAGCCAAAGCTGCTCAA GATGAGTTACTGGAATCAGAAACTGGAGAAAGTCAAGACTGAAACAGAGAAACAGAccttggaaaagcaaatcaAAGGCTTGGAGCAAGAAATAGAGTCAATTAA CCAACTCCCAGAAAGTGACTTAATAGGAAACAGATTCGATGAGCATGACTGGGACAAGATTTCAAACATCCAT TTTGATGGACAACGTAGCTCAGAAGAATTGAGGAAGTTTTGGCAAAATTGGGAGCATCCAAGCATCAACAAAAAGGAATGGACTGAGGAGGAAATAGAGAGGCTGAAGCAGATAGCTGCTGAACACAACTACCTGGACTGGCAGACCATTGCCCAGGAGCTGGGG ACAAACAGGACACCTTTCCAGTGCTTGCAGAAGTACCAAATCTATAACAaagatttaaaaaggaaagaatggaCCAAGGATGAGGATCAGATGCTTTTAGAGCTTGTTCAAGAGATGAGAGTGGGAAGCCATATCCCATACAAGAAAA TTGCTTATTACATGGAAGGAAGAGATTCTGCTCAGCTGATTTACCGCTGGACAAAGAATGTGGACCCCAGCTTGAAGAAAGGACCCTGGACAGCAGAGGAAGATGCT ATGCTGATGGCAGCAGTTACAAAGTACGGGGCGAAGGACTGGTACAAAATCCGCACGGAGGTGCCGGGCAGGAGCGACGCCCAGTGCCGGGACCG GTACTTAAAAGCATTGCACTGGGATGTAAAGAAAGGCAAGTGGAGcttggaggaagaggagcagctgATTGAGCTGGTTCAAAAGCATGGCCTGG GTCACTGGAGTAAAATAGCTTCCGAGCTGCCACATCGGACTGGCTCCCAATGCCTGAGCAAGTGGAAACTCATGATTGGTGCTAAG AAGAAAAGATCTGGGGCGACCAAACGGCGTCACGGTGAGGAGagctccagcccttcagagagcagcagtgaggAGGACATGGAGCTGAACTTGACAGACAgctcagaggaggaggaggtgaccAGCACCACAAGGAAGAAGGAGTATGCAGTCCCCAGCATTGACCTGTGGATCCCAACAGGGACAGACATGCAGGAGGCAGCGGGAGAGAGATACCAAATCCAGTCCCTCCTCTCTGCTGCGAGGGCTGGTGCAGGGACCAGCTGCAGTGACATTCCAAGGGCAGCCTGTGATGGAGACAGAGCTGCTGATAAATCCTCTGAGCTGTACACCCTGCTGAAGGGCATTGCACAGCCCCATTCCACAGACGTGGTGGTGAAGAATGCAGCAGAAGTGATGGCCAGG GCTTCCCAGAGTGGAAAACAAGTGCTGCAGGTCAGCCTGGAGGACGTGAGAACAATATTAAAGAATAACACGAGCTTCCAGAGGAGACTT ATGCTAAGACCTCCTGGCAGCCTTTTAGCCAAACCCCCTGGAGTGGGTGCAGCTGTTGGCCAGGATGTCCAGGAGCTGCCAAAGAGAGCTCAGCGCTGGGCCAGGGAGCACTGGAAACGGCTGAGCCTGGACAGGAAGCTGCTGATGGCAGTGACCCCTTGGGTGGGCAATGTGCTGCTGCCCCGCACCTTGCAGGCTGGGAGGATGGCTTTTCACCAGACAAAAG ctgctgctaTTCAAGAGAAGGTTAAGTCAGTCAGTCTTACCAGCACTCCCCTGTTTGCACTGCTCATTCAG CTCTTCCAGATTGATACCAAAGGCTGTATGAAAATTATTAAGGAGAGGAAGCTGAGGCAGTTGGAGCTGCTTAAGGCTAATGCAAGGAGTCCTCAGCAG GCTTCCCAAAATACGGAGACTTCTTCAG GCAATTCATCCCAGCCTTGTTCCCAGAGGAATTCCCAACGGGGCATACCAAGGAATACTGTCAGGAGACCTCTTGCCTTGAAAGCACGAGAAACTTCCACTGGTGCCTTGGAGAGCAGTGCAGCCGtgcaggggcaggggcggaAGGCTAAAACTGTCTCGGAATTGCTGCGAGAGAAGCGTTTAAGGGAGTCCCAGGCCAAGAAGGCCATGCAGAGGACAGTGTTGGTTGCCCCACAGGTGCTGGTTTCAGGGCCTCTGATAATCCAGCACCCACCACAGCAAATCATTCCCTCTGCACAAGCAGCAAGcaaacctgcagcagctgctggtacAGATAGCCAAGTACAGGGTTCACCAGTGCCCACAAGGACTTCTTCTGCAGGTTCTGCTTCTGCTCTTGTGCCTGAAAACCATTCCTCAGCAGTGCCAGAAACTGGGGAAAGCCCCGGTTGCTCACAAGGGACAGATCTACAGCCTAAGAAGGAACCAAAAGAGCAAGCTCTGGAAAGCAGCCCTGAAGGAAGGGGTTTTCCGGGCATGgatccagctgcagcagagaaggCCCCAGACCAGGGAGGGTGCAATGGTCAAGTCACATCCAGTAGCTCAGCTTCAGCAGTGTTGCAAAACCAGGCTTTTGTGCCACAGCAGATCACAGTGGTGCCCCTTGGCCTGGAGTCTGGCACCAACAAATTGTCCCTTTCCACTCCAGTCACCTGTGAGCTGAAGAGTGATGGGCCACAGCAGAGGCCAGTCAGCCTGCTGCCCGCTCTTGTCACTCCACAAGCTGGTTCACCCGTGATTCCCAACAGCATCCTGCCCTTGGCGTGGGTTGTCAccccccaggctctgctccccagTGCTGTGCAGACTGTGGTGGGTGTTCCCCAAGGAAtgccaggtgctgctgggggaagtCAGTGTCAGCCAACTGTGACTTCCAATGGCAATGTCTCTGGTTTGGGAGGGACTCCAGCTGGAACAAATCcacctcagcccagcagtgcagaGACAAAAGGGCCAAGTTCCCAGCTGGCAGGAGTTCCTTTGGGAAAGGATGACCAGTCCACAGTTCTCTCACCTGTGGCCTCAGTGAGTCCTGGATGCAGCACATCCAGCGTTTCTGCTGTAACCCCCTCATGTTCAGATGGCTCCTCCAAGGCTCCAGActcctctgctcctccagctgctcctccagctgctcctccagctgaCAGCCCAGCCCCATGTGCTGTGGTGCTGCCCCAAACACAGTCCCCTGCCAGCACTCAGGGCTCTGATTCCCAGCCTGTGCCCAGTCTCACCAGCTTGGGAAAGAGCAGTGACTCCATCACAACAAACAGATCATCCTCCAATCCAGACAGCATCAGGAAGTGTGTTGTgctccagccaggagctgcagctcgtCACAGCAATGTCCCAGGGAGCTCTGGTTGCTCTGGTGCCCAGGCACGGAAGAAGAGACCCATTGCCTCCAAACCACCAAGTGCTGACGTCCCTCCCCAGCCAAGCACTTCCAGTGCAGAGAAAAACCTCCTTGACTTCAGCCTGATCTCCCTGGAGGATGAGGGGCTGGTGAAGGAGTGGCTGAGTGGGAAACGAGGGGTCCAGGTGCCATCACTGCAGACCAGGCTGCCTTATTTGCCACCTTTCCTCTGCAACATAAAAACCCTCTCAAAGCTCCTTGTGCAGAAAGCAGCCCTGGAAGAGCAAGCAGCCTCTCTCCTGCCCTCTGAGGCCAGTGGGGATGAGGGCACTGGGGATGTCTTCCATGCTATTGGAGAACTGGTGCAGCAGAAACTGGGTGATAACCCTGCTTACCTCCTGCTGAAAGCCAGATTCCTGGCAGCCTTCACACTCCCAGCTGTCCTGGCAACTCTGCCTCCTCCCAAAGTGACAACAACTCTGTCAGCCAGCAGGAAGCAATATGAGGAGAGTGATGACGAGGAGTGGCAGAGTGAGAAAGAAGTGTCTGAGGAAGAGACTTGTGGGAATGAATTAACAGGAGTACAGGAGGATTGGAGACTTGGGGATGAGCCTGGAGACAAAGATCTTGATTTACTAAACCAG GGCATGAGGGCTGAAGAGAGCACTGCTCAGTCTGCCTTGGGCTCCTGCACTGATGTGGCTGATGCCAGAGCTCCTCCAATCAGGAGAAGTGCCCGcttcaggaagaggaggaggttaTGA
- the SNAPC4 gene encoding snRNA-activating protein complex subunit 4 isoform X1 → MSRGPGRAGPLRSPEGLDLDAEREKIRREIEQLERSLQPGGADIHLALSDSSLGSDDDNEDDDDEDSHAEMEVEREEDSSDDDDDDIESLPQDPETCLQMNYVYQEVIKEKIEEVELLIAQNKEQQKEIMCELDGSKTAKAGDGRNLPANVFLGHFMKPYFKDKTTGIGPPSNEDAKEKAAQGIKSFEQLHSAKWKTREKTLLQKSVVSDRLQRLLQPKLLKMSYWNQKLEKVKTETEKQTLEKQIKGLEQEIESINQLPESDLIGNRFDEHDWDKISNIHFDGQRSSEELRKFWQNWEHPSINKKEWTEEEIERLKQIAAEHNYLDWQTIAQELGTNRTPFQCLQKYQIYNKDLKRKEWTKDEDQMLLELVQEMRVGSHIPYKKIAYYMEGRDSAQLIYRWTKNVDPSLKKGPWTAEEDAMLMAAVTKYGAKDWYKIRTEVPGRSDAQCRDRYLKALHWDVKKGKWSLEEEEQLIELVQKHGLGHWSKIASELPHRTGSQCLSKWKLMIGAKKRSGATKRRHGEESSSPSESSSEEDMELNLTDSSEEEEVTSTTRKKEYAVPSIDLWIPTGTDMQEAAGERYQIQSLLSAARAGAGTSCSDIPRAACDGDRAADKSSELYTLLKGIAQPHSTDVVVKNAAEVMARASQSGKQVLQVSLEDVRTILKNNTSFQRRLMLRPPGSLLAKPPGVGAAVGQDVQELPKRAQRWAREHWKRLSLDRKLLMAVTPWVGNVLLPRTLQAGRMAFHQTKAAAIQEKVKSVSLTSTPLFALLIQLFQIDTKGCMKIIKERKLRQLELLKANARSPQQASQNTETSSGNSSQPCSQRNSQRGIPRNTVRRPLALKARETSTGALESSAAVQGQGRKAKTVSELLREKRLRESQAKKAMQRTVLVAPQVLVSGPLIIQHPPQQIIPSAQAASKPAAAAGTDSQVQGSPVPTRTSSAGSASALVPENHSSAVPETGESPGCSQGTDLQPKKEPKEQALESSPEGRGFPGMDPAAAEKAPDQGGCNGQVTSSSSASAVLQNQAFVPQQITVVPLGLESGTNKLSLSTPVTCELKSDGPQQRPVSLLPALVTPQAGSPVIPNSILPLAWVVTPQALLPSAVQTVVGVPQGMPGAAGGSQCQPTVTSNGNVSGLGGTPAGTNPPQPSSAETKGPSSQLAGVPLGKDDQSTVLSPVASVSPGCSTSSVSAVTPSCSDGSSKAPDSSAPPAAPPAAPPADSPAPCAVVLPQTQSPASTQGSDSQPVPSLTSLGKSSDSITTNRSSSNPDSIRKCVVLQPGAAARHSNVPGSSGCSGAQARKKRPIASKPPSADVPPQPSTSSAEKNLLDFSLISLEDEGLVKEWLSGKRGVQVPSLQTRLPYLPPFLCNIKTLSKLLVQKAALEEQAASLLPSEASGDEGTGDVFHAIGELVQQKLGDNPAYLLLKARFLAAFTLPAVLATLPPPKVTTTLSASRKQYEESDDEEWQSEKEVSEEETCGNELTGVQEDWRLGDEPGDKDLDLLNQGMRAEESTAQSALGSCTDVADARAPPIRRSARFRKRRRL, encoded by the exons ATGtcccgcgggccgggccgggccgggcccctcCGCTCCCCCGAGGGCCTCGACCTCGATGCGGAGCGGGAGAAGATCCGCCGAGAGATCGAGCAGCTGGAGCGCAGCCTGCAGCCTGGCGGGGCCGACATCCATCTGGCCCTGTCCGACTCCAGCCTCGGCTCCG ATGATGAtaatgaagatgatgatgatgaagattCTCATGCTGAAATG GAAGTGGAAAGAGAAGAAGACAgcagtgatgatgatgatgatgacattGAAAGCCTGCCACAGGATCcagaaacctgcctgcagaTGAACTATGTGTACCAGGAGGTTATCAAGGAAAAGATTGAGGAAGTGGAGCTGCTCATtgcacaaaacaaagaacagcAG AAGGAAATCATGTGTGAGCTTGATGGTtcaaaaacagcaaaggcaggagaTGGCAGAAATCTACCAGCAAATGtgtttttgggtcattttatgAAGCCATACTTTAAGGATAAAACAACAGGAATT GGCCCTCCTTCCAATGAAGATGCCAAGGAAAAGGCAGCTCAGGGCATAAAATCCTTTGAGCAACTGCATTCAGCCAAAT GGAAAACTAGAGAGAAGACACTGCTGCAGAAGTCGGTGGTGAGCGACCGCCTGCAGCGCCTGCTCCAGCCAAAGCTGCTCAA GATGAGTTACTGGAATCAGAAACTGGAGAAAGTCAAGACTGAAACAGAGAAACAGAccttggaaaagcaaatcaAAGGCTTGGAGCAAGAAATAGAGTCAATTAA CCAACTCCCAGAAAGTGACTTAATAGGAAACAGATTCGATGAGCATGACTGGGACAAGATTTCAAACATCCAT TTTGATGGACAACGTAGCTCAGAAGAATTGAGGAAGTTTTGGCAAAATTGGGAGCATCCAAGCATCAACAAAAAGGAATGGACTGAGGAGGAAATAGAGAGGCTGAAGCAGATAGCTGCTGAACACAACTACCTGGACTGGCAGACCATTGCCCAGGAGCTGGGG ACAAACAGGACACCTTTCCAGTGCTTGCAGAAGTACCAAATCTATAACAaagatttaaaaaggaaagaatggaCCAAGGATGAGGATCAGATGCTTTTAGAGCTTGTTCAAGAGATGAGAGTGGGAAGCCATATCCCATACAAGAAAA TTGCTTATTACATGGAAGGAAGAGATTCTGCTCAGCTGATTTACCGCTGGACAAAGAATGTGGACCCCAGCTTGAAGAAAGGACCCTGGACAGCAGAGGAAGATGCT ATGCTGATGGCAGCAGTTACAAAGTACGGGGCGAAGGACTGGTACAAAATCCGCACGGAGGTGCCGGGCAGGAGCGACGCCCAGTGCCGGGACCG GTACTTAAAAGCATTGCACTGGGATGTAAAGAAAGGCAAGTGGAGcttggaggaagaggagcagctgATTGAGCTGGTTCAAAAGCATGGCCTGG GTCACTGGAGTAAAATAGCTTCCGAGCTGCCACATCGGACTGGCTCCCAATGCCTGAGCAAGTGGAAACTCATGATTGGTGCTAAG AAAAGATCTGGGGCGACCAAACGGCGTCACGGTGAGGAGagctccagcccttcagagagcagcagtgaggAGGACATGGAGCTGAACTTGACAGACAgctcagaggaggaggaggtgaccAGCACCACAAGGAAGAAGGAGTATGCAGTCCCCAGCATTGACCTGTGGATCCCAACAGGGACAGACATGCAGGAGGCAGCGGGAGAGAGATACCAAATCCAGTCCCTCCTCTCTGCTGCGAGGGCTGGTGCAGGGACCAGCTGCAGTGACATTCCAAGGGCAGCCTGTGATGGAGACAGAGCTGCTGATAAATCCTCTGAGCTGTACACCCTGCTGAAGGGCATTGCACAGCCCCATTCCACAGACGTGGTGGTGAAGAATGCAGCAGAAGTGATGGCCAGG GCTTCCCAGAGTGGAAAACAAGTGCTGCAGGTCAGCCTGGAGGACGTGAGAACAATATTAAAGAATAACACGAGCTTCCAGAGGAGACTT ATGCTAAGACCTCCTGGCAGCCTTTTAGCCAAACCCCCTGGAGTGGGTGCAGCTGTTGGCCAGGATGTCCAGGAGCTGCCAAAGAGAGCTCAGCGCTGGGCCAGGGAGCACTGGAAACGGCTGAGCCTGGACAGGAAGCTGCTGATGGCAGTGACCCCTTGGGTGGGCAATGTGCTGCTGCCCCGCACCTTGCAGGCTGGGAGGATGGCTTTTCACCAGACAAAAG ctgctgctaTTCAAGAGAAGGTTAAGTCAGTCAGTCTTACCAGCACTCCCCTGTTTGCACTGCTCATTCAG CTCTTCCAGATTGATACCAAAGGCTGTATGAAAATTATTAAGGAGAGGAAGCTGAGGCAGTTGGAGCTGCTTAAGGCTAATGCAAGGAGTCCTCAGCAG GCTTCCCAAAATACGGAGACTTCTTCAG GCAATTCATCCCAGCCTTGTTCCCAGAGGAATTCCCAACGGGGCATACCAAGGAATACTGTCAGGAGACCTCTTGCCTTGAAAGCACGAGAAACTTCCACTGGTGCCTTGGAGAGCAGTGCAGCCGtgcaggggcaggggcggaAGGCTAAAACTGTCTCGGAATTGCTGCGAGAGAAGCGTTTAAGGGAGTCCCAGGCCAAGAAGGCCATGCAGAGGACAGTGTTGGTTGCCCCACAGGTGCTGGTTTCAGGGCCTCTGATAATCCAGCACCCACCACAGCAAATCATTCCCTCTGCACAAGCAGCAAGcaaacctgcagcagctgctggtacAGATAGCCAAGTACAGGGTTCACCAGTGCCCACAAGGACTTCTTCTGCAGGTTCTGCTTCTGCTCTTGTGCCTGAAAACCATTCCTCAGCAGTGCCAGAAACTGGGGAAAGCCCCGGTTGCTCACAAGGGACAGATCTACAGCCTAAGAAGGAACCAAAAGAGCAAGCTCTGGAAAGCAGCCCTGAAGGAAGGGGTTTTCCGGGCATGgatccagctgcagcagagaaggCCCCAGACCAGGGAGGGTGCAATGGTCAAGTCACATCCAGTAGCTCAGCTTCAGCAGTGTTGCAAAACCAGGCTTTTGTGCCACAGCAGATCACAGTGGTGCCCCTTGGCCTGGAGTCTGGCACCAACAAATTGTCCCTTTCCACTCCAGTCACCTGTGAGCTGAAGAGTGATGGGCCACAGCAGAGGCCAGTCAGCCTGCTGCCCGCTCTTGTCACTCCACAAGCTGGTTCACCCGTGATTCCCAACAGCATCCTGCCCTTGGCGTGGGTTGTCAccccccaggctctgctccccagTGCTGTGCAGACTGTGGTGGGTGTTCCCCAAGGAAtgccaggtgctgctgggggaagtCAGTGTCAGCCAACTGTGACTTCCAATGGCAATGTCTCTGGTTTGGGAGGGACTCCAGCTGGAACAAATCcacctcagcccagcagtgcagaGACAAAAGGGCCAAGTTCCCAGCTGGCAGGAGTTCCTTTGGGAAAGGATGACCAGTCCACAGTTCTCTCACCTGTGGCCTCAGTGAGTCCTGGATGCAGCACATCCAGCGTTTCTGCTGTAACCCCCTCATGTTCAGATGGCTCCTCCAAGGCTCCAGActcctctgctcctccagctgctcctccagctgctcctccagctgaCAGCCCAGCCCCATGTGCTGTGGTGCTGCCCCAAACACAGTCCCCTGCCAGCACTCAGGGCTCTGATTCCCAGCCTGTGCCCAGTCTCACCAGCTTGGGAAAGAGCAGTGACTCCATCACAACAAACAGATCATCCTCCAATCCAGACAGCATCAGGAAGTGTGTTGTgctccagccaggagctgcagctcgtCACAGCAATGTCCCAGGGAGCTCTGGTTGCTCTGGTGCCCAGGCACGGAAGAAGAGACCCATTGCCTCCAAACCACCAAGTGCTGACGTCCCTCCCCAGCCAAGCACTTCCAGTGCAGAGAAAAACCTCCTTGACTTCAGCCTGATCTCCCTGGAGGATGAGGGGCTGGTGAAGGAGTGGCTGAGTGGGAAACGAGGGGTCCAGGTGCCATCACTGCAGACCAGGCTGCCTTATTTGCCACCTTTCCTCTGCAACATAAAAACCCTCTCAAAGCTCCTTGTGCAGAAAGCAGCCCTGGAAGAGCAAGCAGCCTCTCTCCTGCCCTCTGAGGCCAGTGGGGATGAGGGCACTGGGGATGTCTTCCATGCTATTGGAGAACTGGTGCAGCAGAAACTGGGTGATAACCCTGCTTACCTCCTGCTGAAAGCCAGATTCCTGGCAGCCTTCACACTCCCAGCTGTCCTGGCAACTCTGCCTCCTCCCAAAGTGACAACAACTCTGTCAGCCAGCAGGAAGCAATATGAGGAGAGTGATGACGAGGAGTGGCAGAGTGAGAAAGAAGTGTCTGAGGAAGAGACTTGTGGGAATGAATTAACAGGAGTACAGGAGGATTGGAGACTTGGGGATGAGCCTGGAGACAAAGATCTTGATTTACTAAACCAG GGCATGAGGGCTGAAGAGAGCACTGCTCAGTCTGCCTTGGGCTCCTGCACTGATGTGGCTGATGCCAGAGCTCCTCCAATCAGGAGAAGTGCCCGcttcaggaagaggaggaggttaTGA